ACGATCTGACCTACCTGTTCCTTGAATCCAAGCGCGAATTCCCGCTCAACTACCCCGACCTTGCCGCGCGCATCCACTCCCGTTCGCCCGAACGCTTCCTGCGCGAAGTGGCCCTGACCATCAAGGACGGCTCCGGCTTCCCCAAGCTCATCAACGATGAAGAAGTGGTGTTCCTCAACACCATCAAGGGCTGCCCGGTCAACGAAGCTCTGGACTACGCCGTTTCCGGCTGCACCGAAACCCGCATGCCCAACCGCGATACCTATACCTCCGGTTGCGTGTACGTGAACTTTGCCACCGCCCTTGAAATGACCATGTACAATGGCCGCATGCAGCACTACGGCGATGAGGTCGTGGGCCTTGAAACGGGCGAAGCGACCACCTTCAAGAGCTGGGAAGACTTTTACGAAGCCTACAAGGCCCAGCACCTCAACCTGCTGCGCAAGGCCTTCCAGCAGCAGCATGTGGTGGACAAGCTGCGCCCGCAGCACTTTGCCGCGCCGCTTTCTTCCGTGTTGCACAACCTGTGCATGGAAAACCTCATGGATCTGCACTGCGAAAAGATCCCCGGCGGCGTGGATTACTCCTACTTTGAATTCCTGGGCTACGGCACCGTGGTGGACTCCCTTGCCGCCATCAAAAAGCTGGTGTTTGAAGAAAAACGCCTGACCATGAAAGAAGTGGTGGAAGCCTGCAAGGCCGACTTCAAGGGCGCCGAACCCGTGCGCGAAATGCTGCGCAACGCCCCCTGCTACGGCAACAACGATCCCTATGTGGACAGCATTGCCAAGGACGTTGACCGCGTGACCCAGGTGGAAGCCGAAAAGAGCTCCCGCGATCGCGGCGTGCATGTGGACGTACGCTACGTGCCCATCACCTCGCATGTGCCCTTTGGCAAGGTGGTTTCCGCCACGCCCAACGGTCGCCATGCCTGGACTGCGCTTTCCGACGGTTCTTCCGCTTCGCACGGCGCGGACAAGAACGGCCCCACCGCGGTTCTGCTTTCCAACTACCATTCCAAGAACTACGGCATGACCAACCGCGCTTCCCGCCTGCTGAACATCAAGCTGTCGCCCAAGTGCGTTTCCGGCGATGAAGGCACCGAGAAGATCGTGAACCTTATCCGCACCTGGTGCGACCTCAAGCTGTGGCACCTGCAGTTCAACATCGTGAACAGGCAGACCCTGCTCAACGCCCAGAAAGAACCCGACAACTACCGCAGCCTGCTGGTGCGCATTGCAGGGTACAGCGCGTATTTCTGCGATCTTTCCCGCGATCTGCAGAACGACATCATCGACCGCACCGAGCACGCCCAGTTCTAAATATATCGCCGCGAGGGGCTTTTGCCGGACTGCGTCAAGTTTCTTGCCGGATACCAAAGGCCCCTCGCAGCGATACTCTCCAAAACCCTCAAACAAACAGACCGTCAGGGGAGGGGGCAAGTCCCCTCCCGCAAATTTTCAGCGCAGACATCAGCCGTTTAACAGAGTGCAAGCCCGCCATCTGTTCCTGATTTCTGACCGCGTTGACCTTGCCAACGCTCCGGGGGGAGGGGAGCAATCCCTTCCCCTTTTGAATTTACTCAAACGGCGCGCCAGGGCTGGCCGCACACCAAGGATGACCCCATGACTGACGCACAAGTACAAGGTGTTGTTTTTAATATACAGAAGTTCAGCGTGCACGATGGCGAAGGTATCCGTACCCTGGTTTTTCTTAAGGGCTGTCCTCTGCGTTGCCGCTGGTGCAGTAACCCCGAATCGCAGAATCTCCATCCCGAGCATGCCTTCAATCCTTCGCGCTGCCTTACTGCCCAGGTTTGCGGGCGCTGCCTCAATGCCTGTACTTCGGGCGCGCTCAGCCTTGTGGATGGCCTGATCGCGCATGACCGC
The DNA window shown above is from uncultured Desulfovibrio sp. and carries:
- a CDS encoding glycyl radical protein, with translation MSQCGCCMSPQEERVVNKSVDRKGRERVYGILEQNQFSLPHVDVERAKYFTESMRETEGELLTLRWAKALKNVAEKITVYITPNQLIAGRVGKFGRYGILYPEIDGDFYREVLADLEHRDKSPFQISQEDIKVVMEEIAPYWEGKTYHEHLNKTLPAEIRNVTYVDERGLKSKFVVSETSSYRSALQWVPDYEKVIKRGFLDIQKEAREKLATLDLTNSVDLWDKKPFLEAMIIVCDSIMIWAKRHADLARELAAKEGDPKRKAELLQIAETCDHVPAHPARSFREAMQCQWFVQMFSRIEQKASAIISNGRMDQYLYPLYKKDIEEGIISREEAKELLECMWVDMAQFIDLYINPTGVEFQEGYAHWEAVTIGGQTPDGEDATNDLTYLFLESKREFPLNYPDLAARIHSRSPERFLREVALTIKDGSGFPKLINDEEVVFLNTIKGCPVNEALDYAVSGCTETRMPNRDTYTSGCVYVNFATALEMTMYNGRMQHYGDEVVGLETGEATTFKSWEDFYEAYKAQHLNLLRKAFQQQHVVDKLRPQHFAAPLSSVLHNLCMENLMDLHCEKIPGGVDYSYFEFLGYGTVVDSLAAIKKLVFEEKRLTMKEVVEACKADFKGAEPVREMLRNAPCYGNNDPYVDSIAKDVDRVTQVEAEKSSRDRGVHVDVRYVPITSHVPFGKVVSATPNGRHAWTALSDGSSASHGADKNGPTAVLLSNYHSKNYGMTNRASRLLNIKLSPKCVSGDEGTEKIVNLIRTWCDLKLWHLQFNIVNRQTLLNAQKEPDNYRSLLVRIAGYSAYFCDLSRDLQNDIIDRTEHAQF